A section of the Burkholderia mallei ATCC 23344 genome encodes:
- a CDS encoding response regulator, which yields MIRTILAIDDSATMRTLLSATLGEAGYDVTVASDGEVGLDVALATRFDLVLTDHHMPRKNGLELIVALRRQLGYEATPILVLTTENGDAFKDAARAAGATGWIEKPIDPDALIELVAALSASSSLS from the coding sequence ATGATCCGAACCATTCTCGCCATCGACGACTCCGCCACGATGCGCACGCTGCTCAGCGCGACGCTAGGCGAAGCGGGCTACGACGTGACCGTCGCTTCGGACGGCGAGGTCGGCCTGGATGTCGCGCTGGCCACGCGTTTCGACCTGGTGCTGACCGATCACCACATGCCGAGGAAGAACGGCCTCGAATTGATCGTGGCCCTGCGCCGGCAATTGGGGTACGAGGCGACGCCGATTCTCGTGCTGACGACCGAGAACGGCGACGCGTTCAAGGATGCGGCGCGCGCGGCGGGCGCGACCGGCTGGATCGAAAAGCCGATCGACCCGGACGCGCTGATCGAGCTCGTCGCGGCGCTTTCGGCGTCGTCGAGCCTCTCGTGA
- the motB gene encoding flagellar motor protein MotB, whose translation MPARPAAPTARRTWPSASRKSEDDALAQAQGSLERREQVRLHDLQVKLMAAIEANPTLRQFKQQIRIDSTLMGLRIEIVDTQKRPMFAMSSDAVEPYMRDILREIGKTLNDVPNRIIVQGHTDAVPYAGGEKGYSNWELSADRANASRRELIAGGMDEAKVLRVLGLASTQNLNKADPLDPENRRISIIVLNRKSELALMRDDATTTTLSSDAAGSARLAQQITPPGAAAMPALPGASGLAVQKP comes from the coding sequence GCGCTCGCGCAGGCGCAGGGCTCGCTCGAGCGCCGCGAGCAGGTGCGGCTGCACGATCTGCAGGTGAAGCTGATGGCAGCCATCGAGGCGAATCCGACGCTGCGCCAGTTCAAGCAGCAGATCCGCATCGATTCGACGCTGATGGGGCTGCGCATCGAGATCGTCGATACGCAGAAACGGCCGATGTTCGCGATGTCGAGCGACGCCGTCGAGCCGTACATGCGCGACATCCTGCGCGAGATCGGCAAGACGCTCAACGACGTGCCGAACCGCATCATCGTCCAGGGCCACACCGACGCCGTGCCGTATGCGGGCGGCGAGAAGGGCTACAGCAACTGGGAGCTGTCCGCCGACCGGGCGAACGCGTCGCGCCGCGAGCTGATCGCGGGCGGCATGGACGAGGCGAAGGTGCTGCGCGTGCTCGGCCTCGCGTCGACGCAGAACCTGAACAAGGCGGACCCGCTCGATCCGGAGAACCGCCGGATCAGCATCATCGTGCTGAACCGCAAGTCCGAGCTCGCGCTGATGCGCGACGACGCGACGACGACGACGCTGTCGTCCGACGCGGCCGGCTCGGCGCGGCTCGCGCAACAGATCACGCCGCCCGGTGCGGCCGCGATGCCCGCGTTGCCGGGCGCGTCGGGCCTCGCCGTGCAGAAACCCTGA